In the genome of Candidatus Electrothrix rattekaaiensis, the window ACGGAAGGCCTGGCTTTAACGTCAACACATTCGGGCGGCAGATCGTCAGTGGGCAGATCCAGGCGAACAGGCAGGGTGGTGACAAAAGAGATAAACCCGGACAGATTGATGGTGTTGCCGTCAGCAAGCTGGCGGATCACCTCCTCCCTGAATGCCTCAAGAACCGCTTTGGCAGTATCTACCGTGATGGTCGGGTTATGCAGATGGATTTGCTTTGCCAGAGCATCATAGTCCAGGGTCTTGCGGGCAATCGGTCGTGCAGTGGATGACGGGGGATTTGTCAGGTAGTTCTGGATGATCTTGTATTGAATCGGCATGACGTGCTCCTTGTATTGAAGGGATATATTTTATACCAGCTTATCGGTACGGACTGTTTTCAAAGTAAAACTTCCGAACAGAGAGCGCAACAGGTAATATCGGATTATCCTGACCAGTATGTCCGGTTGATCAAATGCATGGTCGCGTGTCTCTCCTGAGCATGGTCATCGTTTGGTTCCGAGCATGGTCATCGTCCGACCCTGAGCATGCTCACCGTTTGATTCCGAGCATGGTCATCGTTCAACTCCGAGCATGCTCGCAGATGTTACGAATGCAGGGGTTCGTGTGCAGGGGAATTGATGGGATGGGGGATGATTTGCTTTTTGTGTTTGCAATGTTAATCGATTACGGTATGGTATGAGAAAAATGTATAGGTCAGAGACAATAGGGGACAGACCGCTATTGCAACTTATATAAAGAAGAAATCGGAGGAATCAAGAATGTCTCTTAATTTAGAATCTGAATTGAGGAATATCACAGGGATTACCGACGAGGAAAAACAGAGAATATATGATTTTCTTCAGGGGGCTGTTTACTGTTGGTGCAAAAACAGGAAAGATGAATGGTTCTCGTTGAGGGAATTTATGGGAGGACCAAATTATTTTTGGCAAGGAACCCCTATGCTTCCTCTTTATTTGAAACATGAGGGTGATAGCGCAGATCCTGTGAAGGAAGCAGGGAAAGATGGTGGTTGGCTCTTAAAGCATGTGATTATGAATGATAAAAGGTTGTTTGAAACGAAAAGGGAAGCATTAATTAGGCAATATCGATGGATTGGTGGAGATGAAGAAGGCACATAACACGCCTTGCAGGGTGCCTATCATACACCATTTTCGGTGCGGAGGCCATACCCACCCTTCCCCGCGATAAATCACGGGGCTATTACCGAATGTCCCTCCGGGACACGGAGGGAAGAGCGTCCCTTGGGCGTCAGCACATTTATTTCGTGGAAGATATATCCGCTACAGGATACCGGGGGTGAGATGGCCGGCGGCACCCGGACCAGTGAAAGAAAGAAGAAAAAGAAGCCGGAGGAGAAGGAAGCCTGACCGTTCCTCCGGCAGGACTTAACTCGCGCGAATCAACTCAAGTAATTCATCCGCACTGACGCGGGCACCTGAGTCTGTACCTTCCAGCAGAGAATTAGCCAGATTCCGTTTTTCATGATGGAGTTGGACGATTTTTTCCTCAATGGTATCTGTCGTAACCAGACGGTACACCGTTACCGGACGTGTCTGACCAATGCGATGGGCACGGTCAGCCGCCTGATCTTCCACAGCCGGGTTCCACCAAGGATCCATATGGATAACATAATCAGCAGCGGTAAGGTTCAATCCAAGTCCGCCCGCCTTGAGGCTGATCAGGAAGAGGTCACCGTCACCGGCTTGGAAGGCATCCACCCGTTTGATACGTTCTCTGGCCGGGGTGGTACCGTCCAGGTATTTATAGGAGATTCCCTCCTTGTCAAGATATTCGCGGATCAGGGCAAGGTGACCAGTGAATTGACTGAAAACTAAGGCCTTGTGATGTGATTCCAGCAACTCTTCC includes:
- a CDS encoding cell division protein SepF, which codes for MSLNLESELRNITGITDEEKQRIYDFLQGAVYCWCKNRKDEWFSLREFMGGPNYFWQGTPMLPLYLKHEGDSADPVKEAGKDGGWLLKHVIMNDKRLFETKREALIRQYRWIGGDEEGT